A window from Bos mutus isolate GX-2022 chromosome 1, NWIPB_WYAK_1.1, whole genome shotgun sequence encodes these proteins:
- the CCDC54 gene encoding coiled-coil domain-containing protein 54, whose protein sequence is MYKLQAKRVKAAAGQMWNSNFSKIRQSLKNAYHKCKNQYPNSTRCPTMTSHDCDQEDLNADEEMNLLVMLQDIKTTQLELLSQMTGMICALSKIQEKTDFFQKQMQVLETKMNVNENKQCATAEDIFSVKEDVDALKKKVTELGNQNSCSNVHCLEVLDGEKGKEILELLHKGTQSETLKNTLTSIDSEISSAEPEKVLSYPKSTDHLEEKTISPQIKALKKSNYQNALRSFQKAKSNIYIYPDFNTWIKLTFVHGGKWRFFLSATKLEEFIQWLLSRPTLPPEEPQVITQKYCLFTGPITNLTTICVSVFNYIYCLFGSSKEEVTRL, encoded by the coding sequence ATGTACAAACTTCAAGCCAAAAGGGTAAAAGCTGCTGCTGGGCAGATGTGGAATTCAAATTTCTCCAAGATCAGACAATCTCTTAAAAATGCTTACCACAAATGTAAGAATCAGTATCCGAATTCAACCAGATGTCCAACTATGACTTCCCATGATTGTGATCAAGAGGACCTTAATGCTGATGAAGAAATGAATCTTCTAGTAATGCTCCAAGATATTAAAACCACCCAGCTTGAACTCCTCAGCCAAATGACTGGCATGATCTGTGCATTATCAAAAATCCAGGAAAAGACTGACTTCTTTCAGAAGCAGATGCAAGTCCTGGAAACCAAAATGAATGTTAATGAAAATAAACAGTGTGCAACAGCTGAAGATATCTTCTCTGTGAAGGAAGACGTTGATGCTTTaaagaagaaggtgacagagctGGGAAACCAGAATTCTTGCTCCAATGTACATTGTTTAGAGGTCCTGGATGGAGAAAAGGGTAAAGAGATCCTAGAACTTCTTCACAAAGGCACACAATCAGAAACTCTGAAGAACACACTGACCTCTATAGATTCTGAAATCTCTTCAGCAGAACCAGAGAAAGTGCTCAGTTATCCTAAGTCCACTGATCATCTTGAGGAAAAAACAATATCTCCCCAAATCAAAGCTCTGAAGAAAAGTAACTATCAAAATGCATTAAGAAGCTTCCAAAAAGCAAagtcaaatatttatatttacccAGACTTTAATACATGGATCAAGCTAACTTTTGTCCATGGAGGAAAGTGGAGATTTTTCCTCAGCGCAACCAAGTTAGAGGAATTCATCCAGTGGCTTCTTTCCAGGCCAACCCTCCCTCCTGAGGAACCACAAGTCATAACCCAGAAGTATTGTCTTTTCACTGGGCCTATCACAAACTTGACcaccatctgtgtctctgttttcaaCTACATTTATTGTCTTTTTGGTTCCTCAAAAGAGGAAGTAACTCGACTATAG